One segment of Tetrapisispora phaffii CBS 4417 chromosome 1, complete genome DNA contains the following:
- the BRX1 gene encoding ribosome biogenesis protein BRX1 (similar to Saccharomyces cerevisiae BRX1 (YOL077C); ancestral locus Anc_3.129) yields MSSIYKALSGNKNKNATEKKGAFDKHFMNKQRTLLISSRGVNFRHRHLIQDLNALLPHSRKEPKLDTKKDLQQLNEIAELYNCNNILFFEARKHQDLYLWLSKPPNGPTIKFFIQNLNTMNELNFTGNCLKGSRPVLSFDHRFDSSPHFKLIKELLMHNFGVPPTARKVKPFIDHIMSFSIVDNKIWVRTYEISHTARNSQEYEDEEELSLVEIGPRFVMTVILILEGSFGGPKIYENKQYVSPNVVRAQIKQQAAKEAKSRSDAAVEKKIKNRENILAADPLSNDALFK; encoded by the coding sequence ATGTCGTCAATTTACAAAGCCTTGTCAGGTAACAAGAATAAAAATGCCACAGAAAAGAAAGGTGCCTTTGATAAACATTTCATGAATAAACAGCGCACGTTGTTGATATCCAGTAGAGGTGTGAACTTCAGACATCGTCACTTAATCCAAGACTTAAATGCATTACTACCTCATTCTAGAAAAGAACCAAAACTAGACACGAAGAAAGATCTACAACAATTGAATGAAATTGCTGAGCTATATAATTGtaacaatattttattctttgaAGCTAGAAAACATCAAGATTTATATCTATGGTTATCCAAGCCTCCAAATGGTCCAACTATTAAATTCTTCATacaaaatttgaatacTATGAATGAACTGAATTTCACTGGTAATTGTTTAAAAGGTTCTCGTCCAGTTTTATCCTTTGATCATAGATTTGACTCCTCTCCACATTTCAAATTAAtcaaagaattattaatgcATAATTTTGGTGTTCCACCTACTGCCAGAAAGGTGAAGCCTTTCATTGACCATATCATGTCATTCAGTATCGTCGATAATAAGATTTGGGTCAGAACATATGAAATCTCACACACAGCAAGAAATAGCCAAGAatatgaagatgaagaagaattatcTTTAGTTGAAATCGGTCCAAGATTCGTCATGACTGTTATCTTAATTTTAGAAGGTTCTTTCGGTGGTCCAAAAATCtatgaaaataaacaatacGTATCACCAAACGTTGTAAGGGCAcaaataaaacaacaaGCTGCCAAAGAAGCTAAATCAAGATCTGACGCTGCtgttgaaaagaaaattaaaaacagagaaaatatattagcTGCCGACCCATTATCAAATGATGCactatttaaataa
- the AVO1 gene encoding Avo1p (similar to Saccharomyces cerevisiae AVO1 (YOL078W); ancestral locus Anc_3.126) yields MDTISSINKLRSQFLQIASEKDQFRRIIKPYTTDAEADFNDLDPKIKEMYTSLNGNNVLVNLSSPPISKAFIDSYQSVSYRRVRTRSNTKLKDKTREYVDGIINEESNSNPDNNMAGISNIGNETISNNKNFTILSHSTTEDGNVKSSNDGTINNLSPIYNNTSTSVRTLKSDLTSLNEEATTKIARKSTLRLARLFIGKKDGSETSQNDIMNTENLNQTTGTESRHSDKPRKGSTSHNLHQYKSSIFDMNFDYDENQDEEDEEDDDDDDDGITDSVAHAKFFRMNNPSYNKIDDELKQGYDSNGSISTVPTDGNLGHNNPIISTTNHISKRISHFPQNVMTRGNNSSDVKSNSSKLDKNNTSKTAKKGDETGFVEGSSITDDSSIPILKNSDLDDDNDLSDIDSYLNEQDLANIAMGNTDDQSLISRNSYKYNSEVDITKSDSNIDRPKNVPDDTYLTKSELPDDDQSSYGKSLLFSDYSTDAFGDNREAMTNINSFRSSNMVPNIRSLSYDDYRLLHAPDDSALDFSLGRAISNMSDIKLHYSNDIRDGDVVRDFGSKSVSSRHSSITSMLSKQPSNVGIGKSENKIYSRPFRKVFKDVDITERRIKRDASDITASTLSKSSLTSRRGSVINNILSFEKDTNFHPQTPRDSALSQIFKKKQEKTKDFLESLKYFSFVCGKGLPSSENFKLKIYIQTSQQYKRSPFEVFVKTTATVFEVIGFILYLYSTELKPKVFPEEKLPLTFIQDPNNFSLHIVDEDGDPLEDNFGKLSRTKIINTISDNEVVLCPCDENEKAANEFETPLPYNLENKSSISSLNEASIVSTKTHSNENTINQLSYYTPIVGNSSNLKESDSSNKLNIKVYLYPNINPKFNFTIIVVSVTSNINDILVKYCRMKNMDPNLYMLKIPSKNLILDLNDTVLRLDGNHAVEIISKREARELRLEKIKPNMKKPVLPTIQSNDLTPLTLDQQNAYLKPDSPVEKVGEKSTVLSKKSHKFKKSSKYKLSLSKQNGDSNLLSRSGSFTGGKNFFKSSNSSKSSLHGSLPYFQGGKSGPDLDDYAGEAEGHYQDLVSGAYHKYRVWRRQQMSLITKHERTLALDGDFIYIIPPDRHTHWHENIKTKSIHISQVIAVKRSNRIPEYFKIYAQRGNEDIKRYYFEAVSDEECNEIVSRIQNLMGAYRMNHKK; encoded by the coding sequence ATGGATACTATTTCATCTATAAACAAGTTAAGATCGCAATTCCTTCAGATCGCTTCCGAAAAGGATCAGTTTAGAAGGATTATAAAACCATATACAACAGATGCTGAAGCTGATTTTAATGACCTGGATCCAAAAATCAAGGAAATGTACACATCTCTTAATGGCAATAATGTACTTGTCAATTTATCATCACCTCCGATCTCAAAAGCATTCATCGACAGCTATCAGTCAGTGAGTTATCGAAGAGTTAGAACAAGAAGTAACACAAAATTGAAGGATAAAACACGAGAATATGTAGATGGTATTATAAATGAGGAAAGTAATAGCAACCCAGATAATAATATGGCTGGCATAAGTAACATAGGCAACGAAACTAtcagtaataataaaaattttacaattctATCCCATTCAACAACGGAAGATGGGAATGTTAAATCGAGTAATGATGGTACAATAAACAATCTATCACCTATTTATAATAACACTTCAACTTCTGTTAGAACTTTAAAATCTGATCTTACATCTTTGAATGAAGAAGCTACAACGAAAATTGCAAGAAAATCTACATTGCGTTTAGCTAGGCTTTTTATAGGTAAGAAAGATGGTAGTGAAACAAGTCAAAACGATATTATGAACACAGAAAATTTAAACCAGACAACTGGTACAGAATCAAGGCATAGTGATAAACCTAGAAAAGGCAGTACCAGCCATAATCTACATCAATATAAATCTAGTATTTTCGATATGAATTTTGACTATGATGAGAACCAAGATGAGGaggatgaagaagatgacgatgatgatgatgatggaATAACAGATAGTGTTGCACATGctaaatttttcagaatGAATAACCCTTCATATAACaaaattgatgatgaattgaaacaaGGATATGATAGTAATGGCAGCATCAGTACAGTTCCTACTGATGGAAATTTGGGTCATAATAATCCTATAATATCTACTACAAATCATATTTCTAAAAGAATTTCTCATTTTCCACAAAATGTTATGACGAGAGGTAATAACTCTTCTGATGTTAAAAGTAATTCTTCAAAGttagataaaaataacacTTCGAAAACTGCTAAAAAAGGAGATGAGACTGGTTTCGTCGAAGGCAGTAGCATAACTGACGATAGTTCTATTCCTATTCTTAAAAATTCTGATCtagatgatgataatgatttatCTGATATTGATTcttatttaaatgaacaaGATTTAGCAAATATTGCTATGGGCAATACAGATGACCaatcattaatttcaaGAAATTCGTATAAGTACAATTCTGAAGTAGACATAACCAAGTCAGATAGCAATATTGACCGACCAAAAAATGTGCCTGATGACACTTATCTTACTAAGAGTGAACTTCCAGACGATGACCAATCGTCGTATGGTAAATCTTTACTATTTTCTGATTATAGTACAGATGCATTTGGAGATAATAGAGAAGCTATGACAAAcattaattcatttagGAGTTCCAATATGGTGCCAAACATTAGAAGTTTATCATATGACGATTATAGATTACTTCATGCTCCTGATGATTCCGCTCTTGATTTTTCTCTGGGTAGGgcaatttcaaatatgtcagatattaaattacaCTATTCTAATGATATACGTGATGGAGATGTTGTCAGGGATTTTGGTTCTAAAAGTGTTTCCAGTAGACATTCGTCGATTACTTCAATGCTCTCAAAGCAGCCTAGCAATGTGGGTATTGGGAAATCTGagaataaaatttatagCAGACCTTTTAGAAAAGTGTTCAAAGATGTTGATATAActgaaagaagaattaaaagGGATGCAAGCGATATCACTGCTTCCACACTCTCTAAAAGTTCTCTTACTAGTAGGCGTGGTTCtgttataaataatatattgagtTTTGAGAAAGACACTAATTTTCATCCACAAACACCAAGGGACTCAGCATTGTCTCAAATATTTAAGAAAAAACAGGAAAAAACTAAAGATTTTTTGGAatcattgaaatatttttctttcgTATGTGGGAAAGGGCTACCTAGTagtgaaaattttaaacttaaaatatatattcaaactTCTCAACAATATAAAAGGAGCCCCTTTGAGGTGTTTGTTAAGACAACTGCTACTGTATTCGAGGTTATTggatttatattatatctCTATTCCACTGAATTAAAACCTAAAGTGTTTCCAGAGGAGAAACTACCTCTAACCTTTATACAGGATCCTAATAACTTTTCTCTTCATATAGTTGATGAGGACGGTGATCCTCTGGAAGATAACTTTGGTAAATTATCaagaacaaaaataataaatacgATTTCAGATAATGAAGTTGTTTTGTGCCCAtgtgatgaaaatgaaaaggcagcaaatgaatttgaaactCCTCTACCATATAACTTAGAAAATAAGTCATCTATTAGTTCTTTGAATGAGGCAAGTATAGTTTCGACAAAGACGCATTCGAATGAAAACAcgataaatcaattaagTTATTATACCCCCATTGTTGGAAATAGTTctaatttaaaagaatctGATTCATCaaacaaattgaatattaaagtatatttatatccaaatataaatcctaaatttaattttacaataATTGTAGTTTCCGTTACGTCAAACATCAATGATATACTGGTTAAATATTGCAGAATGAAAAACATGGATCCGAACTTATATATGCTAAAAATTCCGTCAAAGAATTTGATTCTTGATCTTAATGATACTGTGTTAAGACTTGATGGTAACCATGCAgttgaaattatttcaaaacGTGAGGCCCGTGAGCTACGCCTAGAGAAAATAAAAccaaatatgaaaaaaCCAGTATTGCCAACTATACAAAGTAACGATTTAACACCACTAACATTGGATCAACAAAATGCTTACTTAAAACCAGATTCGCCAGTCGAAAAGGTTGGTGAAAAAAGTACAGTTTTATCTAAAAAGTCTCATAAATTTAAGAAGTCttctaaatataaattgagTTTATCTAAGCAAAATGGAGATTCTAATCTACTGTCGCGCTCTGGAAGCTTTACAGGCGGTAAGAATTTCTTTAAGTCTTCAAATTCCTCAAAATCATCACTCCATGGGTCTCTTCCATACTTCCAAGGTGGAAAATCAGGGCCTGATCTTGATGACTATGCTGGAGAAGCTGAGGGACATTATCAAGACTTAGTGTCTGGTGCATATCATAAATATAGAGTATGGAGAAGACAACAAATGTCACTAATAACCAAACATGAAAGAACATTAGCTCTTGATGgtgattttatttatattatccCACCAGATAGACACACACACTGGCATGAAAATATCAAGACAAAGTCAATTCATATTAGTCAAGTGATAGCCGTTAAAAGATCAAACAGGATAccagaatattttaaaatttatgcACAGAGAGGAAATGAAGACataaaaagatattattttgagGCTGTATCTGATGAAGAATGTAATGAAATTGTTTCAAGAATTCAAAATCTAATGGGTGCATACCGTATGAAtcacaaaaaataa
- the REX4 gene encoding putative 3'-5' exonuclease (similar to Saccharomyces cerevisiae REX4 (YOL080C); ancestral locus Anc_3.125) — protein MALSSNWLELQKTKKVIVKKQKKVIKPSWKIEGNKKRKGSKIMDMVYAMNEEIDKSKEHKKNGTQFQFKVETEVNTVLDEKLKEDISDTRASSIGKYIAIDCEFVGIGPEGKESALARVSLVNYYGHVLFDAFVQQREPVTDWRTWVSGIKPEHMRNAIPFELAQKKVFEILDGRILVGHAVKHDLEALFISHPKSMIRDTSRHLPFRQKYSKGKAPSLKKLAKELFKIDVQDGQHSSVEDAKTTMLIYKSDKKEFERLHKNNFSK, from the coding sequence atGGCATTATCTTCAAACTGGTTGGAACTACAAAAGACTAAGAAAGTGATTGTAAAGAAACAGAAGAAGGTTATTAAACCTTCTTGGAAAATTGAGGGCAATAAGAAAAGGAAAGGTAGTAAGATTATGGATATGGTGTATGCAATGAATGAAGAAATCGATAAATCCAAAGAACATAAGAAAAATGGTACCCAGTTCCAATTCAAAGTAGAAACAGAAGTTAACACAGTattagatgaaaaattaaaagaagatatCTCTGACACACGAGCATCAAGTATAGGTAAATATATTGCCATAGACTGTGAGTTTGTCGGAATTGGTCCAGAAGGCAAGGAATCTGCTTTAGCAAGAGTTTCATTAGTAAACTATTATGGTCATGTGTTATTTGATGCATTTGTTCAACAAAGAGAACCTGTAACAGACTGGAGAACATGGGTAAGTGGCATAAAACCTGAGCACATGCGGAATGCAATCCCTTTCGAGCTTGCTcaaaaaaaagtatttgAGATTCTAGATGGAAGAATATTAGTTGGCCACGCTGTTAAGCATGATTTAGAGGCTTTATTTATCTCACATCCAAAATCAATGATTAGAGATACCTCTAGACATCTTCCATTCAGACagaaatattcaaaaggGAAAGCACCAagtttaaagaaattagcaaaagaattatttaaaatagaTGTCCAAGATGGACAACATTCCTCAGTTGAAGATGCAAAAACAACTAtgttaatatataagtCTGATAAGAAGGAATTTGAAAGGTTACATAAAAATAACTTCTCAAAGTAA